The following is a genomic window from Devosia neptuniae.
CGCTGCGCGCCAGTTCGTGTCGCATGGCCACATCCTGGTCAATGGCAAGCGCGTCAATATCCCGTCCTACCAGGTCAAGGTCGGCGACAAGATCGAAGTGCGTGAGCGCTCCAAGCAGCTCGCCGTGCTGATCGAAGCCACCCAGCTGGCCGAGCGCGACGTTCCTGATTACGTCGAAGTCGACCACAACAAGATGACCGCCACCTTCGCCCGCGTTCCCGCGCTGTCGGACGTGCCGTACCCGGTCCAGATGGAACCGAACCTGGTCGTCGAATTCTACTCGCGCTAAGCGAAGCAGAATAACAGATTTGAAAAGGCCGCCCCTCGGGGCGGCCTTTTTTGTTTTGGGCGTGTGGAAGGGCGACCCTGGTTGGTGCTGCCGCAAGGGGACAGACGCGGCATCGGAGTACCCCCTCCTAGCCTCCCCCTGATAGGGGGAGGGACCGCCTTGTGGTTAGAACTCGACCCTGCCCCAAGAGTGGAGAGATCCCTCCCCCTATCAGGGGGAGGCTAGGAGGGGGTACTCCGATCTAGCCAGATTCAACGAACCCCACCCATCCTACTGCACAGCAGGTGGCACCCCGCGGAGCGATACATTGATCGGCTCCTGATCGATCGGGATATAGCTCTCGAACTTGCGCAGACGCATGAACACCGATTGCAGTTCCACGATCGTCGTCCAGGCCCGGGCGAAGAACTGGAACGAGCTCGACACCTGCCCGAAGGCCAATTGCACCTGTTGGTAGAGGCCCATGGTCAACGCGCCCGCCAGGATTGACGGCGAGAGCGCCAGCAAGGGCACGTAGCCAACCATGTTTAGATAGGCGTAACGCGCCAGGTTGAAGTAGGTGTAGTGGAAATAGAGCCGGAAATAGTTCTTCTGCACGCCGGCAAAGAGTTCCTTGACGGTGGGCGGGTCGGCCCGATCGGCGTGATCCTCACCGAACACCAGTTCCTTGCGATACGCCGCTTCGACGCGCTGATTGGCGAAGTTCAGGCCTGGCAGCTTGACGCCCACCACCGCGAGCAGCAGCGTGCCGAAAACCGCGGTGGCCAGCGCCACCCAGACCAGGCTGCCGGGAATATCGCCGACAATGGGGAGGCCGGTAATGTTCTGGGAGAGGTTCCAGAGCAAGGGCAGGAACACGACAAGCGTAATCAGCGACCCGAAGAAGGCAGTGCCCAAATCCTCGACGATGGTGGCGAAGCGCATCGTGTCTTCCTGCACACGCTGGGCCGCGCCTTCCGTTTCGCGGATTTTTGGCCAATGCTCCATGTAGTAAAAGTTCATCGCCTTGCGCCACCGGAACACATAATGCGAGGTGACGAAGGCCAGCAGCACGGCCACGATGATGGTGGGCATGAGCACGGCGAAGAGCGTGAAGACCTCGCCATAGAATCGCTCGGGCGTCACTGAACGCGGTTGCGTCAGCGCCAATTGGATCATGTCGAAGAACACGCCGGACCATTCGTTGACGAAGGCGTCCACCTGAACCTGGAAATAGATGACCAGCAGGATGCCCGTCGAGCCGACGACCGACCACCAATACCACTCGTTGCGTTTGTAGAAATACCAGAACAGGCAGAACAGCAGCGAGATCAGCAGGACATATTGGTAGAGCCAGACGCGCTCGCCATTGAGAAAGTTGGCGGCCGAGGATTCATTGGCGCCTGCCGCTGCGGCCTGCTGGGAGGGGCTGGCGCTCTCGGTCGTCGCGGGCGCGTTGGGGTTGGCCTCCCCGGGGGTAGCGGCCGGCTGGGCTTGATCGGTCGCGGCGGGCGTTGCTGCTGGGGGCTGATCGGGAGTGGCCGGGGCCGCGATCACCGGATGGGTGAAGCGGTCGATGCTGATGGCCGATCGCAGCGGCGTGCCGATGGCGAACCAGGCGACGACGGCAAAGAGCAGCCAGAGGACTGCGGAGGAAAAGAAGATTTTGGGTTCAGGGAAGAAAGAGCGAAACACCACGAGACTCCTGGGTGCCGGTGAGGTGTGTCATGTAACTGCCGCAAAACGTCCAAAGCAAGAATGGGAAATTAAAGCTTGGTAATGTTCCCCAAGGCCGGTTTTGCTTTCCTCGCGGGGGCAGGGGCGATATCAGCTACGACATGATTGCCACAAGAGTTCTGCCATGAGCGCCGTTATGGATGCCGCCCCCCAGGCCGAAGCCGACGAAGCCGAATCCGGCGCGCACCCGATTTTCGCCGGGGCGCCGCGCAGTGTGGAGTTCAACAAGCTGCGCAAACGCCTGATCCGCAATACGCGCGAGGCGCTGGACCGGTTCGCCATGGTGCGGGCGGGCGAGAAATGGCTGGTGGCGCTGTCGGGCGGCAAGGACAGCTATGGCATGCTGGCGCTGCTGCTGGACCTCAAATGGCGCGGGCTTTTGCCGGTGGAATTGCTGGTCTGCAATCTCGATCAGGGGCAGCCCAATTTCCCCAAGCATATCCTGCCCGAATTCCTGGGCGGGCTGGGGATTCCGCACCGGATTGAATACAAGGACACCTATTCCATCGTCACCGACAAGCTGCCGGCGGGGGCGACCTACTGCTCGCTGTGCAGCCGGTTGCGGCGCGGCAATCTCTATCGCATTGCGCGGGAAGAGGGCTGCACGGCGCTGGTGCTGGGCCATCATCGCGACGATAGTCTGGAAACCTTCTTCATGAACCTGTTCCATGGCGGCAAGCTCGCGGCCATGCCGCCGCGCCTGCTCAATGACGAGGGTGACATCGAAGTGTTGCGGCCGCTGATCTATTGTGCGGAAGACGATCTGCAGCGGTTTTCCGACGCCATGGCCTTTCCCATCATCCCTTGCGATCTGTGCGGCAGCCAGGATGGGCTGGAGCGCAATGCGATGAAGGCCATGCTGAGCGACATTGAAAAACGCATGCCGGGGCGCAAGGACGTGATGATCCGCGCGCTCGGGAACGTCAATCCTAGCCATATGCTCGATCCGAAACTGTTCGATTTTGCAGGGCTGTTCGAACGAAGGACCGGAGTATGAGTGTTGATATCGGCAAGCTTGCCACCATTCTGCGCGATGCGGCCAAGGCCGAAGTGCTGCCCCGGTTCCGCCGGCTGGATGCGGGCATGGTCAAGATCAAGACCTCGGCAATTGATCTCGTGACCGAGGCCGACGAGGCTGCCGAGCGTTTCATCAAAGCCCGGGTGGCCGAATTGGCGCCCGACGCGCTGTTTGTGGGCGAAGAATCCGTCGCGGCCGATCCGGCTTTGCTGGACGCGCTGGCGCATGCTGATCTTGCCGTCGTGGTCGACCCGATCGATGGCACGGCCAATTACGCAGCTGGCCTGCCGCTCTTTGCCGTGATGGCGTCGGTGGTGTCCAAGGGCGAGACCATTGCCGGCATCATTTATGATCCGATGGGCGATGACTGGATGATGGCTGAAAAGGGCAGTGGCGCCTGGCTGCGGCGGCCCGATGGCGAGGCGGTGCGCATGCAGATCGCCGAGCCACTGCCGCTGGCGGAGATGGTGGGCTGCTGTTCGGTGGCCTTCATGCCAGTCGAGTCGCGCCCCCAGGTGTTGGCCAATTTCGCCAAGCTCCGAGTGGTGTCCAATTATCGGGTGGCGGGGCATGAATACCGCACCTTCGTTTCCGGCCACGCACAATTCCTCTGCTACAACAAGCTGATGCCCTGGGATCACCTGGCCGGCACGCTGATGGCGCAGGAAGCCGGCGGCTATGCCGCCCGGCTGGACGGCTCGCCCTATCTGCCCCATCACGTCGATGGCGGCCTGATCATCGCCACCGACAAGGACAGCTGGCAGCAATTGCGGCGCGAGGTGTTTACCTACTAGGCGGGGCAACCCAATCCATCCTCCCCGCCGCTCTCCCTCGGGCTCGACCCGAGGGCCACTCGCCGCACGCACAATGCTTTGTGCAAACCTGACAGGTCACCCACAGTGTCATTCCCGCGAAAGCGGGAACCTCCGTTTCGGGATGCTGAAGAAAGCAAACAGAGGTCCCCGCTTTCGCGGGGATGACCCGGTGGTTTGAACGATCACGAAGCCGTGGCCCCCGCTTCCACACGCCCCTTGCTCGACTCATAAGTCTGTGCTTATGTGTAGCCCATGAGCGAAGCGGATATTTTCAAAGTGCTGGCTGATCCGACGCGTCGAGCGGTGTTCGAGCGATTGGCGACGGCCGAGATGACAGCGACGGAACTGCGCGAGGGCTTTGCCATTTCGCAGCCGGCCATGTCCCAGCATCTGGCGGTGCTGCGCGAAGCGGGGCTGGTCAGCGAGCGGCGCAAGGGGCGCTATGTCAATTACCGGATCGAGCCGGCGGGGCTGGCGCCCTTGCATGGCTGGCTGGCGCGCCATCGCGCGTTCTGGCCTCAGTGGATCGATCAGCTCAAGGACCTGCTCAAGGAGATGGACCAATGATGGACGAGGCGTTGGTATATGAATGTGCGCTCGACGCGACGCCGGAAAAGGTGTGGCGGGCGCTGACCATCCCCGAATATCTCGAGCGCTGGCTGGCGCCGGATGCAGCATCGGGCGAAGCGCTCGACCTGACCATGCTGGCGGCCGAGGAGAACAAATCGCTCAGCTATCACTGGCGGGAAGCCGGGCAGGGCGCCATTGGCGATGTCGAGGATAGCGTCGTCACCTTCGAGCTCAAGCCCATGGCCGACGGGCGGACCTGGTTCCGGCTGACGCATGAGCCGGTGGTGATGCCGGTGGCGGCCAACAGCAATCTGGCCGGCCCGCTGATGCTGGCCGCCTAGCCCTTTTAAAACCTAGATCAGAACGGAGGTCGCCGATGCGCGACATGATGCAACTCGTCCCTATGGTGGTCGAGCAATCCAGCCGCGGTGAGCGGTCTTTCGATATCTATTCGCGGCTGCTGCGCGAGCGGATCATTTTCGTCAATGGCGAGATCGAGGACAATATGGCCGCGCTGGTCTGTGCGCAGTTGCTGTTTCTTGAGGCGGAGAATCCGAAAAAGGAGATAAGTCTTTATATCAACTCGCCTGGTGGCGTCGTGACCTCGGCGCTGGCCATGTATGACACGATGCAGTTCATCAAGGCGCCGGTGGGCACGCTGTGCATGGGCATGGCCATGTCGGCTGGCTCATTCCTGCTGATGGCGGGCGAGGCGGGCAGCCGCATCTGCCTGCCCAATGCATCGATCATGCTGCATCAGCCCAGCGGCGGCTACCAGGGCAAGGTCACCGATATCGTGCTGCATGCCGAGGAAAGCCAGCGGCTCAAGCGGCGTATGCACAGTCTCTATGCCAAGCATTGCGGCCGGACCTATGAGGAAGTGGAGGCCGCGCTGGAGCGCGACCACTTCATGACCCCCGAACAGGCCAAGGCCTGGGGTCTGGTCGATCATGTCTATCATGACCGCAGCGAGATCGAGGCGTTGAACCCGCCAACTGCTGATTAGTGCGCGGCGTGGTGGCTCATGTCGGTGTGGGCATTTTCGCTGCCCACGCCGAAGAGCCGGCCATTCTCGGCGATCAGGATGAAGATCAGCGTCAGCACGCCCATGACGAAATAGCCGGCGGCGACGGGCACTACGGTGCCGTTGAACTGCTGGCCGATAAAGCCGCCGATCACGGCGCCGCCAATAGTCTGGATGAAGCCGAACACCGATGAGGCGGTGCCCGCCACCGAGCCCAGCGGCTCCATGGACAGCGAATTCATGTTCGATGCGGCCCAGCCGAAGCAGAACATGATGACCGCCAGGATTGGCAGGAACAGCCAGATTGGCAGGAAGCCGATCCAGGCCAGCAGCAGCCAGACCGCGCTCATGCCGGTGAACACCAGCATGGCACCATGCGACAGGCGCCGCATGCCGACGCGCGAGACGATGCGTGAATTGGTGAAGGATGACACGGCCATCAGCGCGGCCACGGCAGCGAAAGCGACCGGGAAATAGACGCCAAGGCCGTAGATATCGACATAAATCTGCTGGGACGAGCTGATGAAGCCGAACAGGGCGCCGAAGGTGAAGGTGCCGGCCAGGCCGTAGCAGAAGGCCACGCGGTTGGTCAGCACAATGCGGAAGCCATCAAGGATGACGCCCAGCGTTAGTTCGCGGCGATTGCCCAGCGCCAGCGTCTCGGGCAGGCGGATGAAGGCCCAGAGGCCGAACACGGCGGCAAGGCCACCCATGAACAGGAAAATGGTGTGCCACGGGCCGGTCAGCAGCAGCACCTGGCCGATGCCGGGCGCGATGATCGGGATGGCCATGAACACCATGAAGGTCAGCGACATGACTTCGGCCATGGCGCGGCCCGAATACATGTCACGCACGATCGAGGTGGCGATGACACGGGTGCCCGCGGCGCCCATGCCCTGCAGGAAGCGCAGCGCCAGCAAGATGCCGAAAGTGGGCGAGAACACTGCTGCCACCGCGGCGAGGATGTAGACGACAATGCCGATGAGCAGGGGCGCACGGCGGCCGTAGCGGTCCGATAGCGGGCCGAAGGCGAGCTGGGCCAGGCCAAACCCCATCATATAGGCGGAGATGACATATTGGCGCTCGTTCTCGCTGCTGATGCCCAGGGCTTCGCCCATATAGGGCAGGGCGGGCAGCATGACGTCGATGGCGAGGGCGTTCAGCGCCATGAGTGCTGCCATCAGGGCAATGAATTCTGGACGGGATAAAACCCGCGAAAAATGATCGGACATGAATGAAACTCAGGCAGGCCACGGCAAAACGCGCGGCGGAAAGACAAGGCCGACCATGAACCTCATGGCCCGCTTTGGCAAGGCGTCAATCGGCAGATGACGATATCAGGCCGGTTTCAAGGCGAAGGCTGGCGCGGTGCGGTCGTTGATCGGCAGATGCAATGCCGCCGAGCCCAGGCCGAGCAGAATGCCCAGATACCAGACCAGATCGTAATGCCCGGTCAGATCGAAGGCGACGCCGCCCAGCCACACACCCATGAACGAGCCGAGCTGATGGCTGAAAAAGGCGACGCCATAGAGCATGCCCATATAGCGGGGGCCAAAGAACACCGAGACGAGGCCCGCCGTCGGCGGGACGGTGGAGAGCCAGAGCAGGCCCATGGCCGCCGCGAAGGTATAGGCCGTGATTTCGGTGACCGGAAACAGCATGAAGAGGCCAATGGCCACCGCACGCAGGAAATAGATGCTGGCCAGCAATATCTGCTTGGGCACACGGCCGCCCAGATACCCCGCCGACAGGCTGCCGACGACGTTGAACAGGCCGATCACGGCAATGGTCCAGCTGCCGACTTCGGGCGAGAGACCGCATTGCACCAGATAGGCGGGCATGTGGACGTTGATGAAGGCGAGGTGAAAGCCGCAGACGAAAAAACCGATCACCAGCAGCCGGTACGAGCCATGGCCCCAGGCACGGGACAGCGCCTGCATGAAGGGCATGTCCACCTGGCCCGCGGTGCGCTCGCTGCGGCCGCGCAGGGCAAAGGACAGCGGGATGATCAGCAGCAGCATGGCGCCGAGATAGATCAGCGCGGTCTGCCAGCCAAAGGCATTGATGAAGCCCTGGCTGATCGGGGCAAAGGCGAACTGCCCGAACGAGGAAGCGGCGGTGGCGACGCCAAAGATCAGGCTGCGCTTTTCAGCTGGCACGGCGCGGCCGAAAGCGGCCATGACCACGCTGAACGAGCAGACGGCAATGCCGACGCCGGTAATGACACCACCGGTCAGCGTCATGATGCCGGCATTGGGCGAAAAGGCCATGAGCACGACGCCCAAGGCGTAGACGGCGGCGCCGGCGGCCACGGTGCGGGCGGTGCCGACGCGGTCGGCAAAGGCGCCGGCGAAGGGCTGTGCTATGCCCCAGGCCAGGTTCTGGATGGCCATGGCCATGCCCCAACCCTCGCGGCTGAGGCCCAGATCGCTGGTCATCGGCAGGGTGAAGAGGCCAAAACTGGTCCGTACGCCATTGCCGATCGCCGCGACGATACAGCCGGCGATGATGATGACGATAAGGGGAACGGCAGGGCGCAGGGCCGATGAGGTCATGAGGGGGCATCCATATATGGATGTTCTATCTACGCCCGCGACATCATCACGCAAAGCAATATTGCTGAATGGGATCTATCAAGCCTGGTGATGGGTTGACCATTGCGTCAATCGCATCGACAAGTCGCGCCACTATTCGGGAGTCTGAGCGTGATCCGCCATATCGTCTTTTTCACCGCCAAGTCGGATGACCATCTCGACGCGATTTGCGAGGGGCTGAGCCTGCTCGGCACCATTCCGCACAGCACTCATTTCGAGGTGTCGCGGAACAGCAAGGTGGACCAGATTTCCAACGAAGTCGACGTGGTAGTCTACGCCGAATTCGCCGACTCAGCGGCGCTGGCAGCCTATAAGGCGCATCCCACTTATGCCGAGGCGACACGCCGAGTGCGACCGTTGCGGGAGTTGCGGCTTTCGGCGGATTTCGAGGCCAAATAGAAAACGCCGGCCGCTGGGGCCGGCGTTTTGGTTATGAGCTGGTAGAGTTAGGCCGAAAGCTTGACGGGAATGCCGGCGCTTTCGAGATGGGTCTGGAGTTCACCGGCCTGGAACATTTCGCGCACGATATCAGCGCCACCGACGAATTCGCCCTTCACGTAGAGCTGGGGAATGGTCGGCCAATTGGTGTAGGCCTTGATGCCGTCGCGCAGTTCGGCGCTTTCCAGCACGTTGGCGCTGCCATAGTCGACGCCGAGATAGCTCAGAATCTGCACGACCTGGCCGGAGAAGCCGCACTGCGGAAAGTCCGGTGTGCCCTTCATGAACAGGAAGATGTCGTTATTCTTCACCTTGTCGTCGATGAATGCATTGATGTCGGTCATTGCGGCAGCCTTTCTTGGGTCCGGGGGAAACCGGGAAAATCGTTGGTCCATAAATAGGAGCTTGACGAGGCGCTGTCGAGGCCTGCCATCGTCAATTGCCGATCAAGTGTTGTAGCCGGAATGGCTAAAGTCGCTCAGCCACCCAGGGGTGGCTGGTGAAGTCATCGACCGTGTTGAACAGCACCGCCTCCCACCCGCCGGCGCGAGCGCCATCGATCACTTTGGGTGTGTCGTCGAAGAAGAGGGGCTGTTCGGTCTGCGGGCCGATCTTGCTCATGGCGAAGTCGAAAAAGGCCGGGTCGGGTTTGCGCACACCAACCCGGGCCGAATAGAACATATCGTCGAATAGTTCATTGAGCCCCAGATGGCTCCAGAGCCAGCTGGCGCGCAGATGCTCCTGATTGGTGGCGATGTAGAGCCGGATATCGGCTTTGCGCTTGAGCTGGCGGATGCCTTCGAGCAGGGGTTGGTTGAGTTCGCTGTCGTTGATCAGCCAATAGTGGTGAAAGGCGACAGGCGAGCCCTTGTAGCCGAGCGAAGGCAGGCGGCGTTCAAGGGCGTCGATCACCGACATTTCGCCGGTCACGACCTTCTTGACGAAGATATCGAAGATGAACTCGTCGACGAACCGCTTTGGGTCCACGCCCATGTCGGCCAGCAGGTTCTTATCCCAGCGGCGGGTCAGGTCGGGGCGGGCGTGAAAGCCATGGATCAGCACGCCATCGATGTCGAAGAATACGGCACGGGTCATACGGGCTCCGTGTGGCGCAGGCTCACTTGCCCCTGGCCGGTGATGCGCCAAGGCCAGCAAGGACTTCGCGGGGAATGCTGAGGTCCTGAATCACGTCATTGTGGCGCCGAAAACCGATCAATTCGCGATGCACGAAATATTCCCAAACGGCCTGGCGGGCCGCTGCAAGGGCGGGTTCGCTGTGGGCTTCCGCCAGGGCAGCGAGGGTGGCGATCACTTTGCGCTCGGCGGCGCTGATGGAGGAGGCGCGTTCGGCGGCGATTTCATGCTCGAGCGCAGCCGTCCCGGCTTCGGGACGGACCATGCGGATCAGCTCGAGCGAGTCGCGCAGCGACACTGGTCTATTCGGGGGCGCTGGTCTGGAGGGCTAAGGCGTGTAGCGCGCCGCCCATATCGCCCTGCAGGGCGGCATAGACCAGCTGGTGCTGCTGCACGCGGGATTTGCCCTTGAAGGCAGCGGAAATAACCGTGGCGGCGTAGTGGTCGCCGTCGCCGGCCAAGTCGCGAATCTCGATGTCGGCGTCGGGCAACGCGGCCTTGATGCGGCGCTCGATCTCGTTGGCGTCCATGGGCATTGCTCAACTCCTTGGTCAGTCCGGCGACAGCGCCGACTCCACCAAGATATGGCACGGGGCAGGGCGCTTCAATACGAGCGCTGCGCCAAGCTGCTATTGCGTGGGGGCAATCGGAGCGGTTTCAACGGATTTGGCTTCCGCGCCGACGCAGCATTCGGCATCCGAGCGGGTCGAGAAATTGGCGATGATGAAATCGACAATCGGCCGAGCCTGGGCGGCGATCTCGGTGGCAAAGAGGCAATCGAGGGTATAGCCGCGCCCGGTATCGACCGCTTCGGTGTGCACGATGGTCAGCGGGATGCCCATGGGCGAGTCGGTGCTCTGGCCGTCGTAGAGCAGCGCCGGGCCGCTCTGGTAGGGCGTGGTGGTCTTGGTGCCCAGGGTGAAGCCGGGGAAGGTCTTGGCCCAGCTGGAAGCGACTTCGTTGTCATTGAGGCTGGAGAGCGCGCTTTGGGCGGTCCAGTCGGTATCCTGCACCGGCACAATGGTGAGGTCGCATTGCAGCGGCACGCTGGGATGGGTCAGGTTCAGTGGCTCGGTGGCGCCGCCCGAGGGCACCATGACGTCCGGGTAGATCACCGTGTAGGGCTGATCCTGCAGAATCGAGCGCGTGACGTTGACGCTCTGCGCATAGGCGGCGGCCGGCAGCAGGCCCATGGTCAATGCCGCTAGACCACTGATCGCCGGTCGAAAATTCATGGTCGTCTCCGAAATGATAACGCCGCCGCAACAGCACTCCAGCGGAGTGCTGTCACTTCTTTGTTTTGGGGCGTTTTCGAACCGGAAAGCGGTAGCCACTTTTCCTGAAAACGCCCCGGAGTGTCAAAGCACTCCAAAGAGCGGCGATCATAAGGCAGGCAGATTAATTGATAGCCTTACCCGTTCATGTAGTCGGGGAACCAGCCTTCATGCGCTGCGGCCAAGTCGCGGACGGGCAGGGGGCGGGCGGCGCCGAGAACCAGATCGGTGCCGCCGGTCGTGCCGATCCAGGGGGCGTGGATGCCCAGGGATTTGGCCTCGGCCCAGAGGGTAGCGATCTCGTCGCCCTGCGGGTCGAGATTGACGGTCAGCAGGTAACGACCCTGGTCTTCGCCGAAATATTGCAGAATCGGGCTCTGGTCGGTGAGATCGACAATGGTGGCGCCAATGCCCGAGGCAATAGCCATTTCGGCCAGACCCACGGCAAGGCCGCCATCGGACAGGTCATGGCAGGCGGTGGCGGTGGCGGAGCGGATCAGCTTCCGGACGAAGTCGCCCGTACGCTTTTCATGGGCGAGATCAACTGAGGGGGCCGTGCCGTCGCGGCGGCCGAACAGGTCGCGCAGATAGATGGATTGCCCCAGATGTGTGCCACGCGCAGCGGGCGAGCCGACCAGCAGGATGACCTGATTTTCGGCGGCAAAGCCGATGCGGGCCATCTTGTTCCAGTCGGGCAGCAGGCCGACGCCGCCAATGGTGGGGGTCGGCAGGATGCCGCGGCCATTGGTTTCGTTGTAAAGGCTGACATTGCCCGAAACGATGGGGAATTCGAGCACACGGCAGGCTTCGCCAATGCCTTTCACGGCGCCCACGAGCTGGCCCATGATTTCAGGACGTTCGGGATTGCCGAAATTGAGGTTGTCGGTGGCGGCAAGGGGATCGGCGCCGGTGGCGGTGAGGTTGCGCCAGGCTTCGGCCACGGCCTGCTTGCCGCCTTCATAGGGGTCGGCTTCGCAATAGCGCGGGGTGACGTCAGAGGTGAAGGCCAGCGCCTTGGTGTCGTGGCCTTCGACGCGAATGACGCCGGCATCGCCGCCGGGGCGCTGCAGGGAATTGCCCTGGATCAGGGTATCATATTGCTCATAGACCCAGCGGCGCGAGGCGATCTGGTGGCTGCCCATCAGCTTGAGCAGGGCATCGGCCACGTCCATCTGCGGGATGTCGGTGGCGGCCAGCGCGGCCGGCTTTGGCGACTCGATCCAGGGGCGATCATATTCGGGGGCTTCGTCGCCCAAGTCCTTGATCGGCAGATTGGCGACTTCATCGCCCTGCCAGAGCACGCGGAACCGCAGATCGTCGGTGGTCTTGCCGACGGTGGCGAAGTCGAGTTCCCATTTGACGAAAACGGCGCGGGCTTCGGCTTCCTTTTCGGGATGCAGCACCATGAGCATGCGCTCCTGGCTTTCGCTGAGCATCATTTCATAGGCCGTCATATGGGTTTCGCGTACCGGCACCTTGTCGAGGTCCAGCTCGATGCCGAGGTCGCCCTTGGCGCCCATTTCGACGGCCGAACAGGTCAGGCCCGCCGCGCCCATGTCCTGAATCGCGATAACCGCGCCGGTGGCCATCAGTTCAAGGCAGGCTTCGAGCAGGCGCTTTTCGGTGAAGGGGTCGCCGACCTGCACGGTGGGGCGCTTTTCATCGATATCATCGCCGAATTCGGCCGAGGCCATGGTGGCGCCGCCGACGCCATCGCGGCCGGTTTTGGCGCCCAGATAGACGACGGGCAGGCCTACGCCTTCGGCCTTGGAATAGAAAATCTTGTCGGTATCGGCCAGGCCCGCCGCGAAGGCATTGACCAGGGTATTGCCGTTATAGCGCTCGTCGAATTCGACTTCGCCGCCCACGGTTGGCACGCCAAAGGCATTGCCATAGCCGCCAATGCCGGCCACGACGCCGGAGACCAGGTGGCGGGTCTTTTCATGACCGGGCGCGCCGAAGCGCAAGGCGTTCATCGCCGCGACGG
Proteins encoded in this region:
- a CDS encoding BolA family protein — translated: MPMDANEIERRIKAALPDADIEIRDLAGDGDHYAATVISAAFKGKSRVQQHQLVYAALQGDMGGALHALALQTSAPE
- the purL gene encoding phosphoribosylformylglycinamidine synthase subunit PurL, whose protein sequence is MTLPNDIVITPQLVADHGLKPDEYDKIVALIGRVPTYTELGIFSAMWNEHCSYKSSKKWLKTLPTTGPRVIQGPGENAGVVDIGDGQAVVFKMESHNHPSFIEPYQGAGTGMGGILRDVFTMGARPVAAMNALRFGAPGHEKTRHLVSGVVAGIGGYGNAFGVPTVGGEVEFDERYNGNTLVNAFAAGLADTDKIFYSKAEGVGLPVVYLGAKTGRDGVGGATMASAEFGDDIDEKRPTVQVGDPFTEKRLLEACLELMATGAVIAIQDMGAAGLTCSAVEMGAKGDLGIELDLDKVPVRETHMTAYEMMLSESQERMLMVLHPEKEAEARAVFVKWELDFATVGKTTDDLRFRVLWQGDEVANLPIKDLGDEAPEYDRPWIESPKPAALAATDIPQMDVADALLKLMGSHQIASRRWVYEQYDTLIQGNSLQRPGGDAGVIRVEGHDTKALAFTSDVTPRYCEADPYEGGKQAVAEAWRNLTATGADPLAATDNLNFGNPERPEIMGQLVGAVKGIGEACRVLEFPIVSGNVSLYNETNGRGILPTPTIGGVGLLPDWNKMARIGFAAENQVILLVGSPAARGTHLGQSIYLRDLFGRRDGTAPSVDLAHEKRTGDFVRKLIRSATATACHDLSDGGLAVGLAEMAIASGIGATIVDLTDQSPILQYFGEDQGRYLLTVNLDPQGDEIATLWAEAKSLGIHAPWIGTTGGTDLVLGAARPLPVRDLAAAHEGWFPDYMNG
- a CDS encoding DUF6665 family protein, encoding MSLRDSLELIRMVRPEAGTAALEHEIAAERASSISAAERKVIATLAALAEAHSEPALAAARQAVWEYFVHRELIGFRRHNDVIQDLSIPREVLAGLGASPARGK
- a CDS encoding HAD-IA family hydrolase — its product is MTRAVFFDIDGVLIHGFHARPDLTRRWDKNLLADMGVDPKRFVDEFIFDIFVKKVVTGEMSVIDALERRLPSLGYKGSPVAFHHYWLINDSELNQPLLEGIRQLKRKADIRLYIATNQEHLRASWLWSHLGLNELFDDMFYSARVGVRKPDPAFFDFAMSKIGPQTEQPLFFDDTPKVIDGARAGGWEAVLFNTVDDFTSHPWVAERL